A single genomic interval of Spirosoma taeanense harbors:
- the mazG gene encoding nucleoside triphosphate pyrophosphohydrolase, translating into MSQSKQFQDLPPRRQEQLMAFDRLLTIMDELRAQCPWDRKQTLESLRHLTIEETYELSDAILENDLPEIRKELGDIQLHLIFYAKIASETGQFDMADVLNGICEKLISRHPHIYGDTVAETEEQVKANWEQLKLKEGNRSVLGGVPGSLPALVKAMRIQEKARGAGFDWEEKQQVWEKVEEEMQEFKAEFNADTDEVVDRQRAEGEFGDLLFSLVNYARFIDINPETALERTNKKFIKRFQYLEERARANGKALSEMTLAEMDVYWNEAKTV; encoded by the coding sequence ATGAGCCAATCGAAGCAATTTCAAGATTTACCGCCCCGCCGTCAGGAGCAACTGATGGCGTTTGACCGGCTGCTGACCATTATGGACGAACTGCGGGCGCAATGCCCCTGGGACCGTAAACAAACGCTGGAAAGCCTGCGTCACCTGACCATCGAAGAAACCTACGAACTCTCCGACGCCATTCTGGAAAATGATCTGCCCGAGATCCGCAAAGAGCTGGGCGATATTCAATTGCACCTGATTTTCTACGCTAAAATAGCCTCCGAAACCGGCCAGTTCGATATGGCTGACGTGCTGAACGGCATCTGCGAAAAACTTATCAGTCGCCATCCGCACATCTATGGCGATACGGTAGCCGAAACCGAAGAGCAGGTGAAAGCTAACTGGGAGCAGCTTAAGCTGAAAGAAGGCAACCGGTCGGTGCTGGGTGGCGTGCCGGGGTCACTGCCGGCGCTCGTGAAGGCCATGCGGATTCAGGAAAAAGCGCGGGGTGCGGGCTTCGACTGGGAAGAAAAACAGCAGGTCTGGGAGAAAGTAGAAGAAGAAATGCAGGAGTTCAAGGCTGAGTTCAACGCCGATACCGATGAGGTCGTTGACCGGCAGCGGGCCGAAGGCGAATTTGGTGATCTGCTGTTTTCCCTCGTCAATTACGCCCGGTTCATCGATATTAATCCGGAAACCGCCCTCGAACGGACAAACAAGAAGTTTATCAAACGCTTTCAGTATTTAGAGGAGCGGGCCAGAGCCAATGGCAAGGCCTTAAGCGAGATGACCCTGGCCGAAATGGACGTGTACTGGAACGAAGCCAAAACCGTCTGA
- a CDS encoding DUF1501 domain-containing protein, whose protein sequence is MNRKDFLRQLGLLTGGVTFGLQGVPVRAYAHSPFLADVPGWEQTAGRGTILVLVQMQGGNDGLNTVVPFENDIYYQKRPAIAIPKEKVLKLTAQLGLHPALSAFQELYGNNQLTIVENVGYQSPNRSHFRSTDIWLSGSDSEQMLNEGWAGRYLTRLNPAYPVSLPDQPMAVQLGSVESLLFQSQLGSLGTVFDNPDAFYQLVKGSSADTDPIPNTVAGEELRFLRQIAAQSIQYSDIIKKKADVGKNAVTYPNTNLGKQLAIVAELIAGGLTTPVYLTTISGFDTHANQVTAGNPVNGQHATLLKTVADAVLAFQKDLSRQNLADRVTVMTFSEFGRRVSQNGTTGTDHGSAAPLFVIGKPVRGGVVGTAPVLNDLDGNGDVKFKNDFRQVYASVLRDHLGADAATTQEILGRDFETLPIFRQTPALVVTEGLFALGQNTPNPFADTTEIQFTLQQAQAVRLTVFDMQGRELTVLREGQFEAGNYIVPLRGSGFAPGHYLYSLQTDTGRLVKRMTKI, encoded by the coding sequence ATGAACCGAAAAGACTTTCTTCGACAACTGGGATTGCTGACGGGGGGCGTAACCTTTGGTTTGCAGGGCGTTCCGGTACGGGCTTACGCCCATAGTCCGTTTCTGGCCGACGTCCCCGGTTGGGAGCAGACGGCCGGGCGGGGTACTATTCTGGTTCTGGTTCAGATGCAGGGGGGGAATGATGGTCTGAACACGGTGGTGCCCTTTGAGAACGACATTTATTACCAGAAGCGTCCGGCCATTGCTATCCCGAAAGAGAAAGTCCTGAAATTGACCGCCCAGCTTGGGCTGCATCCGGCCTTGAGCGCGTTTCAGGAGCTGTATGGCAACAATCAGCTAACTATTGTCGAGAATGTCGGTTACCAGTCGCCGAACCGGTCGCATTTCCGCTCGACCGATATCTGGCTGTCTGGCTCAGATTCAGAGCAGATGCTGAATGAAGGCTGGGCCGGGCGGTACCTGACCCGGCTAAATCCGGCATATCCCGTTTCCTTACCCGATCAGCCCATGGCCGTGCAGCTTGGCTCGGTAGAGTCGCTGCTGTTTCAGAGCCAGCTTGGTTCGCTGGGAACGGTGTTTGATAACCCCGATGCGTTTTATCAACTGGTGAAAGGCAGCAGTGCTGATACCGATCCTATTCCGAATACGGTGGCGGGCGAAGAACTGCGCTTTCTGCGGCAAATAGCCGCCCAGTCGATTCAGTATTCCGACATTATCAAGAAGAAAGCCGACGTCGGTAAGAACGCAGTAACCTATCCGAACACGAACCTGGGCAAGCAACTGGCTATCGTGGCCGAGCTGATTGCGGGCGGACTGACAACACCGGTCTATCTGACGACGATTTCGGGCTTCGATACCCACGCCAATCAGGTTACGGCGGGTAATCCGGTCAATGGTCAGCACGCTACGTTGCTTAAAACCGTGGCCGACGCCGTGCTGGCGTTTCAGAAAGACCTCAGCCGGCAAAACCTCGCCGACCGAGTTACGGTGATGACGTTCTCGGAGTTCGGTCGGCGCGTTAGCCAGAACGGCACCACCGGTACGGATCATGGTTCGGCGGCCCCATTGTTCGTTATTGGTAAACCGGTACGGGGTGGGGTAGTCGGCACGGCGCCCGTTCTGAATGACCTCGACGGTAATGGCGATGTGAAGTTTAAAAACGACTTCCGACAGGTGTACGCCAGCGTGTTGCGCGACCACCTCGGCGCTGATGCTGCCACGACGCAGGAAATTTTAGGCCGCGATTTTGAGACGTTGCCTATTTTCCGGCAGACCCCCGCCCTGGTCGTTACAGAAGGTCTCTTCGCGCTGGGGCAAAACACGCCCAACCCCTTCGCCGACACAACCGAAATTCAGTTTACGCTTCAACAGGCCCAGGCCGTCCGCCTGACGGTATTTGATATGCAGGGGCGTGAGCTGACTGTGCTGCGCGAAGGACAGTTTGAAGCCGGAAATTATATCGTGCCGCTTCGTGGTTCTGGCTTTGCACCCGGTCATTATCTGTATAGTCTGCAGACCGATACCGGCCGGCTGGTGAAACGAATGACTAAAATTTAA